In Chrysemys picta bellii isolate R12L10 chromosome 4, ASM1138683v2, whole genome shotgun sequence, the sequence atgcaacttggctgtaggcaaggttacagactgtgagaTGAAGGactgaattgtcactggagcctccgggttgatgagtttggggtccactagggattggtggatagttgacacttgtgccccagtgtccctccaagcaataaccttctttccgctcactctcaaggtttcccttcgctccgagggtatgagagaggcatctgggtctggggatctttggtgtgattgtggtgtaatgaactgtaatcggttggggttcttggggcagtgagcctttatatgtcccagttcattacatttaaaacatcgccctgctaaggtatcaccggggtgATGTTGGTTGGTgaagactggtgtggtggggtgagaaggcgtctggggtttcccttgggatgtgggtggggccttgggttgtccccggtggtaaggttttgtttcggcttgccccttctgatatttgctccaactgctactagattttttcttttctgccacctccacccatttggctccaatctcccccgcctcggttacagttttgggcttcccatctaggatgtacctttctatttcctcaggaacaccctctaaaaactgctccatttgcattaggaagggcaactcttccgtagatttaacatttgctcctgatatccaggcatcccaatttttcccaatgtggtaggcatgtcgggtaaatgacacatcgggtttccaccttaaggctctgaaccgccgacgggcatgctcagctgttagccccattctgattctggccttgtttttaaaaagttcataactgttcatgtgttccttaggcatttcagccgccacctctgctaagggtccactgagctgcggcctcagctctaccatgtactggtctgtagtgatgctgtacccaaggcaggccctttcaaaattttctaagaaggcctcagtatcatcacctgccttgtaggtggggaattttctgggatgggaagtggtacctggagaggggttgctaggattggctggtatatccggccTAGCCTGTGCtgattccagttcatgcttcctctctctttctctctcctccatctctttttcttttagctccatagctttcttgtgggcctcctctttggctttctcttctctttctctttcctccatctcttttttttttcagctccatcccttttttttttaattggagcagtctctgatgtttcctttcattttcttctgcttctagtctggccagttctagtttgttagctacGTCCCTgtactcattttcctgttttcttgtgctgggtcacaccccctctgcagttcactgaaactgggatgcactcagctcaggtaaccgagactttctaactagctatccctgagaggtagaaagaaaacaaaaacaattcagcttgtaaattccttttgccagctgtttgctcactgctcTTTGCTGGAAGGGGGATGTGCGGCGACCGCCTCTTCTTCCCTGACCCTTTCTGGTGTGAATgttgggatgagggcatgcaagAAGGGCACACGGTAAATGTTGTACGTTCTGTCAACTGCGCTAGCCGATTTGTTAAGTGCTTTGTGCTGGCACACAGTAAATGTTATATGTTTTGTCCACCGTACTAGCCGGTTTGTTAAGTGTTTAGTGTTTAGTCCTTTGTGTATGCCTGTCCACCCGGCTGTGGTTGTCTAAGGTGTCCataatgggggcaggggtgtctgAGCAAATTCCCACGCCAAAGAAGGGCACTCCTGCTGCATACATGTACTCTGCTCCAGCACCGCCTATAGAAGCAGCTGCTGAGGCAGGTTGCCCAGACGAAActtggcagggagctgctgcccaGTCCCCACCGGCCCCAAGGGCAAGAAACATCAAGCGCCTTAAGTATCAAAAGCCCTTACATGTATCCCTCAGACAGTGCCAGGACATGCAGAAACCCCACAATAGCCGCCCATTGCGGAGGACAGGGGAAAGGCCAAACCAAGGTCCTCACTGTCCACCTCCCCGGGGATCCAGTAATGGCGCATGTCATTATTGTAAACAGATGGGCCATTGGAAAAGGGAATG encodes:
- the LOC135982954 gene encoding uncharacterized protein LOC135982954; this translates as MEEREREEKAKEEAHKKAMELKEKEMEERERERKHELESAQARPDIPANPSNPSPGTTSHPRKFPTYKAGDDTEAFLENFERACLGYSITTDQYMVELRPQLSGPLAEVAAEMPKEHMNSYELFKNKARIRMGLTAEHARRRFRALRWKPDVSFTRHAYHIGKNWDAWISGANVKSTEELPFLMQMEQFLEGVPEEIERYILDGKPKTVTEAGEIGAKWVEVAEKKKSSSSWSKYQKGQAETKPYHRGQPKAPPTSQGKPQTPSHPTTPVFTNQHHPGDTLAGRCFKCNELGHIKAHCPKNPNRLQFITPQSHQRSPDPDASLIPSERRETLRVSGKKVIAWRDTGAQVSTIHQSLVDPKLINPEAPVTIQSFISQSVTLPTAKLHIQYKGWSGMWTFAVYDNYPIPMLLGEDLANHVKLAKRVGIITRSQAKQAFTPIPVPEPSPRAPSVLPETQTKVVEPDPLPTTATAIVDPIPETQPKPVPEMELATQPAPEPVPALSPGLQTRLQLQCQRALASLNWQKQQITLPKRLSQSRKYNIVHQRTAVHSQRKQPQHLHHFQRDQAQVYSPRRN